One Aegilops tauschii subsp. strangulata cultivar AL8/78 chromosome 7, Aet v6.0, whole genome shotgun sequence genomic window carries:
- the LOC109748541 gene encoding uncharacterized protein — protein sequence MFRFISAWLQVVLRYIAAWLQAAAAAASAAADKLDAASLSLQGTAAMDFPATVSLGPLHRQLHSFRAAKNNLPNGVSEGQVRRLEEDLETLFTELKIVSEADDPSFTARCWMKEVRELRYDAEDFFNEVPRSSPGAGRSALHTLILSIPRKLKRRRQVAEAFSDLCARAKDASQRRQSFQLGPATIKPEFGQVNVSRSKSLGLIGLEESMDKLVKLLALDDQEIAELLAFDSEDTEQLVQVVPIFGSAGVGKTTLARTFYRNFGGKFQCRAFVRVSRNPDMRRILSSMLSQIKAPPVHGFPDVQDLIDHVREYLQCKRYLIIIDDLWASSTWDIISRAFPDGDCCSRIIVTTEIKDVALGCSRYQFKYMYEMSPLNGDQSRQLFLGRVFGSENGCPPDFKEVTYEIIRKCGGLPLATENIASMLACELNVDQWKHIRDSLPSVLRLRTDPSSEGLKEVLNIIYDNLSPYLKTCLLYLIMYPEGSTISKDELVTQWVIEDFIGEGQDREKIARYYFDDLVSRGMIQPVDRNYNDEVLTCTVHHMVLDLIRYKSLEENFIINVSCFQTTTGLPDKVRRLSVQFGGAKCANIPADFMMTQVRSLIFFGFLNCVPSFVEYKLLRVLILHIWADQSKIFDLTRISELFQLRYLKIDCNITVHLPDEIQQLRFLETLELHAPVSDMPSDISCLPLLRTLGYFDLGKNSIENVQSLGELNNLQDLHLTWSNIADPDNLKNNMQCLGSILRKLSNLKSLTLVRAASSHPDVLDDAGGAILGITGDVLSSVSSPPPLLQRLELSGRCCIFASLPEWTKELGNLCILKISVRKLLRKDIDILKGLPALMALSLYVWTAPVGKVVFDSEGFSILKYFRFTCAAPCLAFLIGSMPSVRELKLAFNANRMEQYSQIVAGLEYLIELKEITAKVGGTGADESDKRYAVSALSGAIANHPCSPIITVQCVDRILYGEDDTSAVTQEQEHWTLEEEHEMQEESLDPLPELVPIPSTQTQMRDGSQNGGTDSSREVLTQTREGVQDELIERSMEVLTYEQEHVTLERQHEIHEELLDPLPEVLSTSSTQTQVREEVRDGEIERSMEVLTQEQEQHTLEQQDDMTDRVLNVQIGTLMEVLAQEEQWRNNMQNSGIGRSMAVVSASHGTLDPLLDKLNALLAEEYGNLEGVLHEVSALKSELTLMHTAVRKYTMLEDPDVQVKLWLSLLREFSYDAEDYIDKFIHQLDNGGHHGGFKQIFGKTACQLKTLGSQHEIAEKIDELKDRAKNLKASSYKMDDTACITSCHSTVDPQLAALFVDSAHLVGIDSPRDDLAKWTVEVGNSSAKHHCRMLSIVGFGGLGKTTLANEVYRKAKGHFHCQAFVSVSQKPDIKKILMNLISQVSPHGFTKDTYNWDKMRLIRELRELLKDKRYLVVIDDIWSISAWNIIKCAFPENNCSSRVITTTRIIEVARSCCMGQDDRMYEMQPLSDFHSKRLFLRRIFGSKDSPDMLEEVSNEILKKCGGLPLAIISVSSLLANRPANKEEWEKVSALDKDIGLEEMNRILCLSYNALPDNLKTCLLYLSNFPEGCVIERERLVRRWIAEGFISENHGQSQQEVAEWYFYELINRSMIQAVDICYDGKARACRVHNMMLELIISKSAEDNFVMVIRSRQTGLVNRHGCIRRLSVQHIDQNIASVLANEDLSHVRSLTVTSSSCIEHLPSLACFENLRVLDFEGCDGLEKYHMKGLGKFFQLKYLSLRGTWISHLPSEVVMLRNLETLDIRETHVEELPAEIVHLTKLQHLIASTDYVMPGIKIPDGIGNMRNLRVLLGCGISSGSVGALEELGNLTNLNELDVQYWGIGSEYKRHEDRFLSSLIKLGSCKLQSFRIWRKCPGDVKFLESWLPPPFSLQRFEMSGCYSFKWIPCWISPALTSLAYLEINIVEVTQTDLCILGEMPALLHLGLTCQTFRKERLIFYSRGFQHLKEFVYDVSVLPSGNLLFMEGALPMLEDLSLIYCVSMVNAYGFFLGIEHLPRLKNAQVRLYKQGAASSDIASAEVTIRNEADDNPNRPRVTLVEHVKREDYCSDGCPNRTVAVEGLDANTTNQKGGSRKTTNQTTNR from the exons ATGTTCCGATTTATCAGTGCTTGGCTACAGGTGGTGCTCCGGTATATCGCCGCATGGCttcaggcggcggcggccgcggcgTCGGCAGCGGCGGATAAACTGGATGCTGCGTCGCTCTCGCTTCAggggacggcggcgatggatttTCCTGCTACTGTTTCGCTTGGCCCCCTCCACCGGCAGCTCCATTCATTCAGGGCCGCCAAGAACAATCTCCCAAACGGGGTTAGCGAGGGCCAGGTCCGGCGCCTCGAAGAAGATCTGGAGACACTGTTCACCGAGCTCAAGATCGTGTCGGAGGCGGACGACCCCAGCTTCACGGCAAGGTGCTGGATGAAGGAGGTGCGGGAGCTCCGCTACGACGCAGAGGACTTCTTCAACGAGGTCCCGCGCTCCTCCCCCGGCGCCGGCAGAAGCGCTCTTCACACCCTCATTCTTTCAATCCCCAGAAAACTGAAGCGGCGGCGCCAGGTTGCAGAAGCTTTCTCAGATCTGTGTGCTCGTGCCAAGGATGCGAGTCAAAGACGCCAAAGTTTCCAGCTTGGACCAGCAACCATCAAACCTGAATTTGGACAAGTCAATGTCAGCCGCTCCAAGAGCCTCGGACTTATTGGCCTTGAGGAGTCCATGGATAAGCTTGTCAAGCTGCTGGCTTTGGACGACCAAGAGATTGCAGAGCTGCTGGCTTTTGACAGTGAAGATACAGAGCAACTAGTTCAGGTGGTACCCATCTTTGGATCTGCAGGTGTTGGCAAAACAACACTTGCCAGAACCTTCTATCGGAACTTCGGGGGGAAATTCCAGTGCCGGGCTTTCGTGCGGGTATCTCGAAATCCAGATATGAGGAGGATACTTTCCAGCATGCTCTCACAAATTAAGGCGCCACCGGTTCATGGCTTTCCTGATGTGCAGGACCTTATTGACCATGTCAGAGAATATCTGCAATGCAAAAG ATACTTGATTATAATTGATGACTTGTGGGCCTCCTCGACATGGGATATTATTAGCCGTGCTTTTCCTGATGGTGATTGTTGCAGCAGAATAATAGTAACCACGGAAATCAAGGATGTAGCATTGGGATGCAGTAGGTATCAGTTTAAGTACATGTATGAGATGAGTCCTCTTAATGGTGATCAGTCAAGACAGTTATTCCTCGGTAGAGTTTTTGGGTCTGAAAATGGTTGTCCTCCAGATTTCAAAGAAGTTACATATGAGATTATTCGAAAATGTGGAGGTTTACCATTAGCAACTGAAAATATAGCCAGCATGTTAGCATGTGAATTAAACGTTGATCAATGGAAGCACATACGAGATTCTTTACCCTCTGTTTTGAGATTGAGGACAGACCCTAGTTCGGAAGGGTTGAAAGAAGTTCTGAACATTATTTATGACAATCTTTCACCATATTTGAAGACATGCTTGCTATATCTTATTATGTATCCAGAGGGAAGCACTATCAGCAAGGACGAATTAGTGACACAATGGGTAATTGAAGATTTTATCGGCGAAGGGCAAGACAGGGAGAAAATTGCACGGTATTACTTTGATGACCTTGTGAGTAGAGGAATGATCCAACCTGTTGATAGAAATTATAACGATGAGGTGTTGACATGTACAGTTCACCACATGGTACTAGATCTTATTAGGTACAAATCTCTGGAGGAGAATTTCATCATTAATGTGAGTTGTTTTCAAACAACTACAGGTCTTCCTGACAAGGTTCGTCGACTGTCTGTCCAGTTCGGTGGTGCAAAATGTGCAAATATACCGGCAGACTTTATGATGACTCAAGTTAGATCGCTTATATTTTTTGGCTTCTTGAACTGTGTACCTTCCTTTGTGGAATATAAGCTGCTTCGAGTTCTGATTCTTCATATCTGGGCTGATCAAAGCAAAATATTTGACCTCACTAGAATTAGCGAACTGTTTCAGCTGAGGTATCTGAAAATTGATTGCAACATCACTGTCCATTTGCCAGATGAGATTCAGCAGCTACGATTCTTGGAGACATTAGAATTGCATGCACCAGTAAGTGATATGCCATCGGATATTAGTTGCTTGCCCTTACTTCGCACTCTGGGCTATTTTGATCTCGGCAAGAACTCAATAGAGAATGTACAGAGCCTTGGCGAGCTGAACAATCTCCAAGACCTTCATCTCACCTGGTCTAACATAGCAGACCCTGACAACCTGAAGAACAATATGCAATGCCTGGGCTCAATTCTCCGGAAACTCAGCAACCTCAAGTCTTTAACTCTAGTACGTGCAGCCTCCTCTCATCCAGATGTTTTAGACGATGCTGGTGGTGCAATCTTGGGTATTACTGGCGATGTCTTGAGCAGCGTGTCCTCTCCCCCACCCCTTCTTCAGAGGCTTGAGCTGTCAGGGCGCTGTTGCATCTTTGCCAGCCTACCCGAGTGGACCAAAGAACTTGGCAATCTCTGCATTTTGAAGATTTCAGTTAGGAAGTTGTTGAGGAAAGATATTGATATCCTCAAAGGATTGCCAGCCCTCATGGCTCTCTCGCTGTACGTTTGGACTGCCCCTGTAGGAAAGGTCGTCTTTGATAGTGAGGGGTTCTCAATTCTCAAATACTTCAGGTTTACATGTGCTGCCCCATGCCTGGCATTTCTGATAGGATCAATGCCTAGTGTCCGGGAGCTTAAGCTAGCATTCAATGCTAATAGAATGGAGCAATACAGCCAGATAGTTGCTGGCTTAGAGTACCTGATAGAACTTAAAGAGATAACTGCAAAAGTTGGGGGCACTGGTGCGGATGAATCTGATAAAAGGTACGCGGTGTCGGCATTGAGTGGCGCCATTGCCAATCATCCATGCTCTCCTATAATCACAGTACAATGTGTAGATCGGATTTTGTATGGTGAGGACGATACGAGTGCCGTCACACAAGAACAAGAACACTGGACTCTGGAAGAAGAACATGAGATGCAAGAGGAATCACTTGATCCTCTTCCTGAACTTGTTCCCATTCCAAGCACACAAACACAAATGAGAGATGGAAGCCAGAATGGAGGAACAGATAGCTCAAGGGAGGTGCTGACACAAACAAGAGAGGGAGTTCAGGATGAATTAATAGAAAGATCGATGGAGGTCCTGACATATGAACAGGAACATGTAACTCTGGAAAGACAACACGAGATTCATGAGGAATTGCTTGATCCTCTTCCTGAAGTTCTTTCAACTTCAAGCACACAGACACAAGTGAGAGAGGAAGTGCGGGATGGAGAAATAGAGAGATCAATGGAGGTGCTGACACAAGAGCAAGAACAGCATACCCTGGAACAACAAGATGATATGACAGACAGAGTGCTGAATGTACAAATAGGGACATTGATGGAGGTGCTAGCACAAGAAGAACAATGGCGCAATAATATGCAGAATAGTGGAATCGGGAGATCGATGGCGGTGGTGAGCGCTTCCCATGGCACCTTGGACCCCCTACTGGACAAGCTCAATGCTTTGCTCGCCGAGGAGTATGGCAACTTGGAAGGTGTCCTCCATGAAGTCAGTGCCCTCAAATCTGAGCTGACATTAATGCATACGGCGGTGAGAAAGTACACGATGCTAGAAGATCCAGATGTCCAGGTGAAGTTATGGCTATCGTTGCTGAGGGAGTTCTCCTATGATGCAGAGGATTACATTGATAAGTTCATTCACCAGCTCGACAATGGCGGACATCATGGCGGATTCAAGCAGATCTTCGGCAAGACTGCTTGCCAGCTGAAGACGCTTGGATCTCAGCATGAAATTGCAGAAAAAATCGATGAGCTGAAAGATCGTGCCAAGAACTTGAAAGCGAGTAGTTACAAGATGGATGATACTGCTTGCATCACATCTTGCCATTCCACCGTGGATCCCCAGTTGGCTGCTCTTTTTGTTGATTCTGCACACCTTGTGGGCATTGACAGTCCAAGAGATGATCTTGCCAAGTGGACGGTCGAAGTAGGAAACAGCTCAGCCAAGCATCATTGCAGGATGTTATCTATTGTTGGGTTTGGCGGATTGGGAAAGACAACACTAGCGAATGAGGTGTATCGCAAGGCTAAAGGGCATTTCCATTGTCAGGCTTTTGTATCAGTCTCACAAAAGCCGGATATAAAGAAAATTCTCATGAACTTGATCTCCCAAGTGTCTCCCCATGGATTCACGAAAGATACTTACAATTGGGACAAAATGAGATTAATTAGAGAGCTAAGAGAACTGCTAAAGGATAAGAG GTATCTTGTTGTCATTGATGATATATGGTCCATATCGGCATGGAACATTATCAAATGTGCTTTTCCAGAGAATAACTGTTCTAGCAGAGTTATAACTACTACACGCATTATTGAAGTTGCAAGGTCATGTTGTATGGGTCAAGATGACCGCATGTATGAAATGCAACCCTTGAGTGATTTTCATTCTAAAAGATTGTTCTTGAGAAGAATTTTTGGGTCCAAGGATAGTCCCGATATGCTGGAAGAAGtttcaaatgaaattttgaaaaaatgtgGAGGCCTACCATTGGCAATTATCAGTGTATCTAGTTTATTGGCAAATAGGCCAGCTAACAAAGAGGAGTGGGAAAAAGTTAGTGCATTGGACAAAGACATAGGTCTAGAGGAAATGAACAGAATACTATGCCTTAGCTACAATGCTCTTCCAGATAATCTCAAGACTTGTTTGTTGTATTTAAGTAATTTTCCTGAGGGCTGTGTgattgagagagagagattaGTGAGGCGGTGGATAGCAGAAGGCTTTATCTCTGAAAATCATGGGCAGAGTCAGCAAGAGGTCGCAGAGTGGTATTTCTATGAGCTTATCAATAGAAGTATGATTCAAGCAGTGGACATCTGCTATGATGGTAAGGCTCGTGCATGTCGAGTCCATAACATGATGCTTGAACTCATCATTTCGAAGTCAGCTGAGGATAATTTTGTCATGGTGATTCGTAGCAGGCAGACTGGTTTGGTAAATCGCCATGGTTGTATTCGACGGCTATCAGTCCAGCACATTGACCAGAATATTGCATCTGTATTGGCAAATGAAGATCTAAGCCATGTTCGCTCTTTAACAGTAACATCATCAAGTTGCATCGAACACTTGCCTAGTCTTGCTTGCTTTGAAAATTTGCGTGTACTAGATTTTGAAGGGTGTGATGGATTGGAAAAGTATCACATGAAGGGTCTTGGCAAGTTTTTCCAACTAAAGTACCTGAGCCTTAGGGGCACTTGGATATCACATCTACCATCAGAAGTTGTGATGTTACGTAATCTAGAGACCCTAGATATTAGGGAGACACATGTAGAAGAGTTGCCTGCTGAAATTGTCCACCTTACGAAGCTACAACATCTTATCGCTTCAACAGATTATGTAATGCCTGGAATAAAGATACCAGATGGAATCGGGAATATGAGGAACTTACGGGTATTGTTGGGCTGTGGTATCAGCTCGGGTTCTGTTGGTGCACTAGAGGAGCTCGGTAACTTGACCAATTTGAATGAGCTCGATGTACAGTATTGGGGAATAGGATCCGAGTACAAGAGGCATGAAGACAGGTTCCTCTCCTCATTAATCAAGCTTGGTAGCTGCAAGCTACAGTCTTTTAGGATATGGAGGAAGTGCCCTGGTGATGTCAAGTTCTTAGAATCATGGCTCCCTCCGCCATTTTCCCTCCAAAGATTTGAGATGAGTGGCTGCTACAGTTTCAAGTGGATTCCATGCTGGATTTCACCAGCACTGACCAGTCTTGCATACCTAGAAATTAATATAGTGGAAGTAACGCAGACGGATCTGTGCATACTTGGAGAGATGCCTGCCTTGCTTCACCTGGGGCTAACATGCCAGACTTTCAGAAAAGAAAGGCTTATTTTTTACAGCAGAGGATTCCAGCATTTGAAGGAATTTGTGTATGATGTTTCTGTATTGCCATCGGGAAACCTTCTGTTTATGGAAGGGGCACTGCCAATGCTTGAGGATCTTAGCCTAATCTACTGTGTATCAATGGTTAATGCCTATGGGTTTTTCCTGGGTATCGAGCACCTCCCAAGACTCAAAAATGCACAAGTTCGCCTCTACAAACAGGGCGCGGCATCTTCTGATATCGCTTCCGCAGAAGTTACTATCAGGAATGAAGCAGATGACAATCCCAACCGTCCCAGAGTAACTCTGGTGGAACATGTAAAGAGAGAGGATTATTGCTCCGACGGTTGTCCTAACAGAACCGTGGCAGTTGAAGGACTAGATGCCAATACAACTAACCAGAAG GGTGGATCTCGAAAGACAACAAATCAAACTACAAATCGTTGA
- the LOC109748540 gene encoding large ribosomal subunit protein uL5m — MSIRSLIAAARSSHALATATISQAASRAHQHAGVPPLLSRLAPLARAFSSSPAAADVASDVPVMEVQKRRVGKKAKGAKSGKAMMFPLHFHYEDVLREDLLLKLNHTNTMEVPGLFEIRLVPKSTTGAKIQFGKLAMEILCGQRCIQAELPAHLKGKATNAYLGSQKDAVSLRQSIIRGHGMYNFLVRVLTVMSMLDSKVAIEQGNCVKFFMATEFCEFSPEIEDHFEIFETIGGFNVTIVTTACSKEETSLLWSGFLLKDEGEIS, encoded by the exons ATGTCCATCAGATCTCTCATCGCCGCGGCCAGGTCCAGCCATGCCCTCGCCACTGCTACCATCTCCCAG GCGGCCTCCAGGGCGCACCAGCACGCCGGTGTGCCTCCGCTGCTCTCGAGGCTTGCACCACTAGCCCGCGCCTTCAG CTCAAGCCCTGCAGCAGCGGATGTCGCTTCAGATGTCCCTGTCATGGAAGTGCAG AAACGGCGGGTGGGCAAAAAGGCCAAGGGCGCGAAAAGCGGAAAAGCCATGATGTTCCCACTCCATTTCCACTACGAAGATGTGTTGCGTGAGGATCTGTTGCTCAAACTTAACCACACCAACACCATGGAGGTCCCTGGGTTGTTTGAGATCAGACTGGTGCCCAAGTCTACCACGGGTGCCAAAATCCAGTTTGGGAAACTGGCCATGGAGATTCTGTGCGGCCAGAGATGCATACAGGCGGAGCTGCCTGCCCATCTGAAAGGAAAGGCGACCAACGCATACCTGGGGTCCCAGAAGGACGCCGTGTCCCTGAGGCAGAGCATCATCCGTGGGCACGGCATGTACAACTTCCTGGTAAGGGTCCTGACAGTGATGTCCATGTTGGATTCCAAGGTGGCGATCGAGCAGGGGAACTGCGTAAAGTTCTTCATGGCCACGGAGTTCTGCGAGTTCTCCCCCGAGATAGAGGACCACTTCGAGATCTTTGAGACCATCGGAGGGTTCAACGTGACCATCGTCACCACGGCCTGCTCGAAGGAGGAGACCTCGCTGCTGTGGAGCGGCTTCTTGCTCAAGGATGAAGGTGAGATCAGCTAA